In Phlebotomus papatasi isolate M1 chromosome 1, Ppap_2.1, whole genome shotgun sequence, the following proteins share a genomic window:
- the LOC129799821 gene encoding uncharacterized protein DDB_G0280205 isoform X1 — MCTSRSVEEMSPERPPSQDGGPMLESPSLIMSSMPIESSHVILQQHIQYSNQGIGGGGGGGGGGDGGGGGGGGIVINGNGVATGSGGGSRNVNGQGPVAVEQTGSSKLLVLQQTSENYIAANCALSFAANENNGVGNIVLLATEQMDVNPGDHNGIVTSANGADEELTPLTWLHNKDLLKGINLSCAKVQSSSDTLIKQNTGAISPTSDFLEDSCISEDNTSSIVSNSDQSIGMYSTETSPKLYISPNNNNNTINKNRNHLSTSTRTSTIQVSPGGTTTVIEYHSSGKQQQQQQNGVVGGGNVASSSNGGASTSTITTTTTTTSTPHQHFHKKYLREEHVKTLRQNQNDSGFVSPTTVGQQYEASQQQAVTPPQPVSPLRHRGGSGGGGGGGSGHHSQKSSSLNTTPSKLKHPTNQPYDPQVHTTNKPPFSFSSLIFMAIEDASEKALPVKEIYAWIVKHFPYFKTAPTGWKNSVRHNLSLNKCFQKVEKAPNMGKGSLWRVEQQYRQNLIQALTRSPFHPFSTFDKTVYKTQQGSNDSSTVSKSSSGRPLNASLTPRLSKFMAELDTPPEPPASPPIEDEYRHLTSYSYYENGTNAMLNVLVNSSENGGSATSSNSASPEKIARDWGADSSIEDVNAATAMLALKHGPKVFAETFQNGRPVITSSPSEDHTYSAGGNNNGTSTGIGNLSVNSSNSNSLDNTSNGTSSDAAYESSEESQMTSRAQEDLEEQRRKAEGVDALLNLAGVSLPPTAPIMLKRSSVDNQYHYHTSSTDAETPLSSPSPSKRSKQRPIRSKLKKKAAWLR; from the exons AATGTCACCTGAACGACCTCCATCACAGGATGGTGGTCCAATGTTGGAATCACCGAGTTTAATAATGTCATCAATGCCAATTGAATCCAGCCATGTGATCCTCCAGCAGCACATTCAGTATAGCAATCAGGGAAttggaggaggaggaggaggaggtggCGGCGGTGATGGTGGCGGCGGTGGCGGTGGTGGAATTGTGATAAATGGGAATGGTGTGGCGACAGGAAGTGGCGGTGGAAGTCGCAATGTTAATGGCCAGGGGCCAGTTGCCGTGGAGCAAACGGGGTCTTCCAAACTTTTGGTGCTACAGCAGACCAGTGAAAATTACATTGCTGCAA attGTGCATTATCGTTTGCAGCTAATGAGAATAATGGTGTTGGGAATATAGTATTGCTGGCGACAGAGCAAATGGATGTGAATCCTGGTGATCACAATGGAATTGTAACGTCGGCAAATGGTGCTGATGAAGAGTTAACACCACTCACATGGTTGCATAATAAAGATTTACTCAAGGGAATTAATCTATCGTGTGCAAAAGTTCAATCAAGTAGTGATACATTGATTAAACAGAATACAGGAGCGATATCGCCTACaagtgatttcctggaggattCGTGTATATCTGAGGATAACACATCGTCCATTGTATCCAATTCGGATCAGAGTATTGGGATGTACAGTACGGAAACATCACCAAAACTGTATATAAGTCccaataataacaataataccATTAACAAGAATCGCAATCACTTGTCAACATCAACGAGAACTTCGACAATTCAGGTTAGTCCAGGCGGTACGACGACTGTCATTGAATACCATTCGAGTGggaagcagcagcagcagcagcaaaaTGGTGTAGTAGGCGGTGGAAATGTGGCAAGTAGCAGCAATGGGGGTGCATCTACTTCAACAATCACCACTACAACTACAACAACGTCAACACCCCATCAACATTTCCACAAGAAATATCTGCGGGAGGAGCATGTGAAGACACTGAGACAAAATCAAAATGACTCGGGATTTGTCTCACCAACAACTGTGGGACAGCAGTATGAGGCTAGCCAGCAACAGGCTGTTACACCACCACAGCCCGTTTCCCCCCTGAGGCATCGTGGAGGAAGTGGAGGCGGTGGAGGAGGAGGAAGTGGTCATCATAGCCAAAAGTCGTCATCCCTCAATACAACCCCGTCAAAACTGAAACATCCAACAAATCAACCATATGATCCTCAGGTGCATACCACCAATAAGCCACCATTCAGCTTCAGTTCCCTCATCTTTATGGCCATTGAGGATGCATCGGAGAAGGCACTGCCCGTCAAGGAGATCTATGCGTGGATAGTAAAGCACTTTCCCTACTTCAAAACAGCACCAACTGGATGGAAAAACAGTGTACGCCACAATTTGTCACTCAACAAATGCTTCCAGAAAGTCGAAAAAGCTCCA AATATGGGAAAGGGATCTCTGTGGCGCGTTGAGCAGCAATATCGGCAGAATCTAATTCAGGCACTCACTCGTTCGCCTTTCCATCCATTTTCAACTTTTGACAAGACTGTGTACAAGACTCAGCAAGGGTCCAATGACTCCTCCACTGTCTCTAAG TCATCGAGTGGACGTCCATTGAATGCCTCTCTCACACCTCGCTTGTCCAAATTCATGGCTGAACTCGATACTCCACCTGAGCCACCAGCAAGTCCACCGATTGAGGATGAGTACCGTCACTTGACGTCGTACAGTTATTATGAGAATGGGACGAATGCCATGCTCAATGTCCTAGTCAACAGCAGTGAAAATGGTGGTAGTGCCACCAGTAGCAATAGTGCAAGTCCGGAGAAAATTGCAAGAGATTGGGGAGCTGACAGTAGTATTGAGGATGTCAATGCTGCAACAGCAATGTTGGCTCTCAAACATGGACCCAAGGTGTTTGCCGAGACCTTTCAAAATGG GCGTCCAGTGATTACATCTTCACCCAGTGAGGATCACACATACTCGGCAGGTGGGAACAATAATGGCACATCAACGGGAATTGGCAATTTGTCTGTCAATTCATCCAATAGCAACAGTTTGGATAATACCAGCAATGGCACATCATCTGATGCTGCTTATGAGAGTAGTGAAGAAAG TCAAATGACATCACGTGCCCAGGAAGACTTGGAGGAGCAGCGTCGTAAGGCTGAAGGTGTGGATGCTCTGTTAAATTTAGCTGGTGTCTCACTGCCACCCACAGCTCCGATTATGCTGAAACGTTCCTCGGTGGACAATCAATATCACTACCATACATCATCGACGGACGCCGAAACGCCTCTGTCGTCGCCATCACCCTCAAAGCGCTCCAAACAGCGACCAATTCGTAGCAAACTCAAAAAGAAGGCTGCATGGTTGCGGTAA
- the LOC129799821 gene encoding uncharacterized protein DDB_G0280205 isoform X2: MRLMSPERPPSQDGGPMLESPSLIMSSMPIESSHVILQQHIQYSNQGIGGGGGGGGGGDGGGGGGGGIVINGNGVATGSGGGSRNVNGQGPVAVEQTGSSKLLVLQQTSENYIAANCALSFAANENNGVGNIVLLATEQMDVNPGDHNGIVTSANGADEELTPLTWLHNKDLLKGINLSCAKVQSSSDTLIKQNTGAISPTSDFLEDSCISEDNTSSIVSNSDQSIGMYSTETSPKLYISPNNNNNTINKNRNHLSTSTRTSTIQVSPGGTTTVIEYHSSGKQQQQQQNGVVGGGNVASSSNGGASTSTITTTTTTTSTPHQHFHKKYLREEHVKTLRQNQNDSGFVSPTTVGQQYEASQQQAVTPPQPVSPLRHRGGSGGGGGGGSGHHSQKSSSLNTTPSKLKHPTNQPYDPQVHTTNKPPFSFSSLIFMAIEDASEKALPVKEIYAWIVKHFPYFKTAPTGWKNSVRHNLSLNKCFQKVEKAPNMGKGSLWRVEQQYRQNLIQALTRSPFHPFSTFDKTVYKTQQGSNDSSTVSKSSSGRPLNASLTPRLSKFMAELDTPPEPPASPPIEDEYRHLTSYSYYENGTNAMLNVLVNSSENGGSATSSNSASPEKIARDWGADSSIEDVNAATAMLALKHGPKVFAETFQNGRPVITSSPSEDHTYSAGGNNNGTSTGIGNLSVNSSNSNSLDNTSNGTSSDAAYESSEESQMTSRAQEDLEEQRRKAEGVDALLNLAGVSLPPTAPIMLKRSSVDNQYHYHTSSTDAETPLSSPSPSKRSKQRPIRSKLKKKAAWLR; this comes from the exons AATGTCACCTGAACGACCTCCATCACAGGATGGTGGTCCAATGTTGGAATCACCGAGTTTAATAATGTCATCAATGCCAATTGAATCCAGCCATGTGATCCTCCAGCAGCACATTCAGTATAGCAATCAGGGAAttggaggaggaggaggaggaggtggCGGCGGTGATGGTGGCGGCGGTGGCGGTGGTGGAATTGTGATAAATGGGAATGGTGTGGCGACAGGAAGTGGCGGTGGAAGTCGCAATGTTAATGGCCAGGGGCCAGTTGCCGTGGAGCAAACGGGGTCTTCCAAACTTTTGGTGCTACAGCAGACCAGTGAAAATTACATTGCTGCAA attGTGCATTATCGTTTGCAGCTAATGAGAATAATGGTGTTGGGAATATAGTATTGCTGGCGACAGAGCAAATGGATGTGAATCCTGGTGATCACAATGGAATTGTAACGTCGGCAAATGGTGCTGATGAAGAGTTAACACCACTCACATGGTTGCATAATAAAGATTTACTCAAGGGAATTAATCTATCGTGTGCAAAAGTTCAATCAAGTAGTGATACATTGATTAAACAGAATACAGGAGCGATATCGCCTACaagtgatttcctggaggattCGTGTATATCTGAGGATAACACATCGTCCATTGTATCCAATTCGGATCAGAGTATTGGGATGTACAGTACGGAAACATCACCAAAACTGTATATAAGTCccaataataacaataataccATTAACAAGAATCGCAATCACTTGTCAACATCAACGAGAACTTCGACAATTCAGGTTAGTCCAGGCGGTACGACGACTGTCATTGAATACCATTCGAGTGggaagcagcagcagcagcagcaaaaTGGTGTAGTAGGCGGTGGAAATGTGGCAAGTAGCAGCAATGGGGGTGCATCTACTTCAACAATCACCACTACAACTACAACAACGTCAACACCCCATCAACATTTCCACAAGAAATATCTGCGGGAGGAGCATGTGAAGACACTGAGACAAAATCAAAATGACTCGGGATTTGTCTCACCAACAACTGTGGGACAGCAGTATGAGGCTAGCCAGCAACAGGCTGTTACACCACCACAGCCCGTTTCCCCCCTGAGGCATCGTGGAGGAAGTGGAGGCGGTGGAGGAGGAGGAAGTGGTCATCATAGCCAAAAGTCGTCATCCCTCAATACAACCCCGTCAAAACTGAAACATCCAACAAATCAACCATATGATCCTCAGGTGCATACCACCAATAAGCCACCATTCAGCTTCAGTTCCCTCATCTTTATGGCCATTGAGGATGCATCGGAGAAGGCACTGCCCGTCAAGGAGATCTATGCGTGGATAGTAAAGCACTTTCCCTACTTCAAAACAGCACCAACTGGATGGAAAAACAGTGTACGCCACAATTTGTCACTCAACAAATGCTTCCAGAAAGTCGAAAAAGCTCCA AATATGGGAAAGGGATCTCTGTGGCGCGTTGAGCAGCAATATCGGCAGAATCTAATTCAGGCACTCACTCGTTCGCCTTTCCATCCATTTTCAACTTTTGACAAGACTGTGTACAAGACTCAGCAAGGGTCCAATGACTCCTCCACTGTCTCTAAG TCATCGAGTGGACGTCCATTGAATGCCTCTCTCACACCTCGCTTGTCCAAATTCATGGCTGAACTCGATACTCCACCTGAGCCACCAGCAAGTCCACCGATTGAGGATGAGTACCGTCACTTGACGTCGTACAGTTATTATGAGAATGGGACGAATGCCATGCTCAATGTCCTAGTCAACAGCAGTGAAAATGGTGGTAGTGCCACCAGTAGCAATAGTGCAAGTCCGGAGAAAATTGCAAGAGATTGGGGAGCTGACAGTAGTATTGAGGATGTCAATGCTGCAACAGCAATGTTGGCTCTCAAACATGGACCCAAGGTGTTTGCCGAGACCTTTCAAAATGG GCGTCCAGTGATTACATCTTCACCCAGTGAGGATCACACATACTCGGCAGGTGGGAACAATAATGGCACATCAACGGGAATTGGCAATTTGTCTGTCAATTCATCCAATAGCAACAGTTTGGATAATACCAGCAATGGCACATCATCTGATGCTGCTTATGAGAGTAGTGAAGAAAG TCAAATGACATCACGTGCCCAGGAAGACTTGGAGGAGCAGCGTCGTAAGGCTGAAGGTGTGGATGCTCTGTTAAATTTAGCTGGTGTCTCACTGCCACCCACAGCTCCGATTATGCTGAAACGTTCCTCGGTGGACAATCAATATCACTACCATACATCATCGACGGACGCCGAAACGCCTCTGTCGTCGCCATCACCCTCAAAGCGCTCCAAACAGCGACCAATTCGTAGCAAACTCAAAAAGAAGGCTGCATGGTTGCGGTAA
- the LOC129799821 gene encoding uncharacterized protein DDB_G0280205 isoform X5 has translation MRLMSPERPPSQDGGPMLESPSLIMSSMPIESSHVILQQHIQYSNQGIGGGGGGGGGGDGGGGGGGGIVINGNGVATGSGGGSRNVNGQGPVAVEQTGSSKLLVLQQTSENYIAATNENNGVGNIVLLATEQMDVNPGDHNGIVTSANGADEELTPLTWLHNKDLLKGINLSCAKVQSSSDTLIKQNTGAISPTSDFLEDSCISEDNTSSIVSNSDQSIGMYSTETSPKLYISPNNNNNTINKNRNHLSTSTRTSTIQVSPGGTTTVIEYHSSGKQQQQQQNGVVGGGNVASSSNGGASTSTITTTTTTTSTPHQHFHKKYLREEHVKTLRQNQNDSGFVSPTTVGQQYEASQQQAVTPPQPVSPLRHRGGSGGGGGGGSGHHSQKSSSLNTTPSKLKHPTNQPYDPQVHTTNKPPFSFSSLIFMAIEDASEKALPVKEIYAWIVKHFPYFKTAPTGWKNSVRHNLSLNKCFQKVEKAPNMGKGSLWRVEQQYRQNLIQALTRSPFHPFSTFDKTVYKTQQGSNDSSTVSKSSSGRPLNASLTPRLSKFMAELDTPPEPPASPPIEDEYRHLTSYSYYENGTNAMLNVLVNSSENGGSATSSNSASPEKIARDWGADSSIEDVNAATAMLALKHGPKVFAETFQNGRPVITSSPSEDHTYSAGGNNNGTSTGIGNLSVNSSNSNSLDNTSNGTSSDAAYESSEESQMTSRAQEDLEEQRRKAEGVDALLNLAGVSLPPTAPIMLKRSSVDNQYHYHTSSTDAETPLSSPSPSKRSKQRPIRSKLKKKAAWLR, from the exons AATGTCACCTGAACGACCTCCATCACAGGATGGTGGTCCAATGTTGGAATCACCGAGTTTAATAATGTCATCAATGCCAATTGAATCCAGCCATGTGATCCTCCAGCAGCACATTCAGTATAGCAATCAGGGAAttggaggaggaggaggaggaggtggCGGCGGTGATGGTGGCGGCGGTGGCGGTGGTGGAATTGTGATAAATGGGAATGGTGTGGCGACAGGAAGTGGCGGTGGAAGTCGCAATGTTAATGGCCAGGGGCCAGTTGCCGTGGAGCAAACGGGGTCTTCCAAACTTTTGGTGCTACAGCAGACCAGTGAAAATTACATTGCTGCAA CTAATGAGAATAATGGTGTTGGGAATATAGTATTGCTGGCGACAGAGCAAATGGATGTGAATCCTGGTGATCACAATGGAATTGTAACGTCGGCAAATGGTGCTGATGAAGAGTTAACACCACTCACATGGTTGCATAATAAAGATTTACTCAAGGGAATTAATCTATCGTGTGCAAAAGTTCAATCAAGTAGTGATACATTGATTAAACAGAATACAGGAGCGATATCGCCTACaagtgatttcctggaggattCGTGTATATCTGAGGATAACACATCGTCCATTGTATCCAATTCGGATCAGAGTATTGGGATGTACAGTACGGAAACATCACCAAAACTGTATATAAGTCccaataataacaataataccATTAACAAGAATCGCAATCACTTGTCAACATCAACGAGAACTTCGACAATTCAGGTTAGTCCAGGCGGTACGACGACTGTCATTGAATACCATTCGAGTGggaagcagcagcagcagcagcaaaaTGGTGTAGTAGGCGGTGGAAATGTGGCAAGTAGCAGCAATGGGGGTGCATCTACTTCAACAATCACCACTACAACTACAACAACGTCAACACCCCATCAACATTTCCACAAGAAATATCTGCGGGAGGAGCATGTGAAGACACTGAGACAAAATCAAAATGACTCGGGATTTGTCTCACCAACAACTGTGGGACAGCAGTATGAGGCTAGCCAGCAACAGGCTGTTACACCACCACAGCCCGTTTCCCCCCTGAGGCATCGTGGAGGAAGTGGAGGCGGTGGAGGAGGAGGAAGTGGTCATCATAGCCAAAAGTCGTCATCCCTCAATACAACCCCGTCAAAACTGAAACATCCAACAAATCAACCATATGATCCTCAGGTGCATACCACCAATAAGCCACCATTCAGCTTCAGTTCCCTCATCTTTATGGCCATTGAGGATGCATCGGAGAAGGCACTGCCCGTCAAGGAGATCTATGCGTGGATAGTAAAGCACTTTCCCTACTTCAAAACAGCACCAACTGGATGGAAAAACAGTGTACGCCACAATTTGTCACTCAACAAATGCTTCCAGAAAGTCGAAAAAGCTCCA AATATGGGAAAGGGATCTCTGTGGCGCGTTGAGCAGCAATATCGGCAGAATCTAATTCAGGCACTCACTCGTTCGCCTTTCCATCCATTTTCAACTTTTGACAAGACTGTGTACAAGACTCAGCAAGGGTCCAATGACTCCTCCACTGTCTCTAAG TCATCGAGTGGACGTCCATTGAATGCCTCTCTCACACCTCGCTTGTCCAAATTCATGGCTGAACTCGATACTCCACCTGAGCCACCAGCAAGTCCACCGATTGAGGATGAGTACCGTCACTTGACGTCGTACAGTTATTATGAGAATGGGACGAATGCCATGCTCAATGTCCTAGTCAACAGCAGTGAAAATGGTGGTAGTGCCACCAGTAGCAATAGTGCAAGTCCGGAGAAAATTGCAAGAGATTGGGGAGCTGACAGTAGTATTGAGGATGTCAATGCTGCAACAGCAATGTTGGCTCTCAAACATGGACCCAAGGTGTTTGCCGAGACCTTTCAAAATGG GCGTCCAGTGATTACATCTTCACCCAGTGAGGATCACACATACTCGGCAGGTGGGAACAATAATGGCACATCAACGGGAATTGGCAATTTGTCTGTCAATTCATCCAATAGCAACAGTTTGGATAATACCAGCAATGGCACATCATCTGATGCTGCTTATGAGAGTAGTGAAGAAAG TCAAATGACATCACGTGCCCAGGAAGACTTGGAGGAGCAGCGTCGTAAGGCTGAAGGTGTGGATGCTCTGTTAAATTTAGCTGGTGTCTCACTGCCACCCACAGCTCCGATTATGCTGAAACGTTCCTCGGTGGACAATCAATATCACTACCATACATCATCGACGGACGCCGAAACGCCTCTGTCGTCGCCATCACCCTCAAAGCGCTCCAAACAGCGACCAATTCGTAGCAAACTCAAAAAGAAGGCTGCATGGTTGCGGTAA
- the LOC129799821 gene encoding uncharacterized protein DDB_G0280205 isoform X3, whose product MCTSRSVEEMSPERPPSQDGGPMLESPSLIMSSMPIESSHVILQQHIQYSNQGIGGGGGGGGGGDGGGGGGGGIVINGNGVATGSGGGSRNVNGQGPVAVEQTGSSKLLVLQQTSENYIAATNENNGVGNIVLLATEQMDVNPGDHNGIVTSANGADEELTPLTWLHNKDLLKGINLSCAKVQSSSDTLIKQNTGAISPTSDFLEDSCISEDNTSSIVSNSDQSIGMYSTETSPKLYISPNNNNNTINKNRNHLSTSTRTSTIQVSPGGTTTVIEYHSSGKQQQQQQNGVVGGGNVASSSNGGASTSTITTTTTTTSTPHQHFHKKYLREEHVKTLRQNQNDSGFVSPTTVGQQYEASQQQAVTPPQPVSPLRHRGGSGGGGGGGSGHHSQKSSSLNTTPSKLKHPTNQPYDPQVHTTNKPPFSFSSLIFMAIEDASEKALPVKEIYAWIVKHFPYFKTAPTGWKNSVRHNLSLNKCFQKVEKAPNMGKGSLWRVEQQYRQNLIQALTRSPFHPFSTFDKTVYKTQQGSNDSSTVSKSSSGRPLNASLTPRLSKFMAELDTPPEPPASPPIEDEYRHLTSYSYYENGTNAMLNVLVNSSENGGSATSSNSASPEKIARDWGADSSIEDVNAATAMLALKHGPKVFAETFQNGRPVITSSPSEDHTYSAGGNNNGTSTGIGNLSVNSSNSNSLDNTSNGTSSDAAYESSEESQMTSRAQEDLEEQRRKAEGVDALLNLAGVSLPPTAPIMLKRSSVDNQYHYHTSSTDAETPLSSPSPSKRSKQRPIRSKLKKKAAWLR is encoded by the exons AATGTCACCTGAACGACCTCCATCACAGGATGGTGGTCCAATGTTGGAATCACCGAGTTTAATAATGTCATCAATGCCAATTGAATCCAGCCATGTGATCCTCCAGCAGCACATTCAGTATAGCAATCAGGGAAttggaggaggaggaggaggaggtggCGGCGGTGATGGTGGCGGCGGTGGCGGTGGTGGAATTGTGATAAATGGGAATGGTGTGGCGACAGGAAGTGGCGGTGGAAGTCGCAATGTTAATGGCCAGGGGCCAGTTGCCGTGGAGCAAACGGGGTCTTCCAAACTTTTGGTGCTACAGCAGACCAGTGAAAATTACATTGCTGCAA CTAATGAGAATAATGGTGTTGGGAATATAGTATTGCTGGCGACAGAGCAAATGGATGTGAATCCTGGTGATCACAATGGAATTGTAACGTCGGCAAATGGTGCTGATGAAGAGTTAACACCACTCACATGGTTGCATAATAAAGATTTACTCAAGGGAATTAATCTATCGTGTGCAAAAGTTCAATCAAGTAGTGATACATTGATTAAACAGAATACAGGAGCGATATCGCCTACaagtgatttcctggaggattCGTGTATATCTGAGGATAACACATCGTCCATTGTATCCAATTCGGATCAGAGTATTGGGATGTACAGTACGGAAACATCACCAAAACTGTATATAAGTCccaataataacaataataccATTAACAAGAATCGCAATCACTTGTCAACATCAACGAGAACTTCGACAATTCAGGTTAGTCCAGGCGGTACGACGACTGTCATTGAATACCATTCGAGTGggaagcagcagcagcagcagcaaaaTGGTGTAGTAGGCGGTGGAAATGTGGCAAGTAGCAGCAATGGGGGTGCATCTACTTCAACAATCACCACTACAACTACAACAACGTCAACACCCCATCAACATTTCCACAAGAAATATCTGCGGGAGGAGCATGTGAAGACACTGAGACAAAATCAAAATGACTCGGGATTTGTCTCACCAACAACTGTGGGACAGCAGTATGAGGCTAGCCAGCAACAGGCTGTTACACCACCACAGCCCGTTTCCCCCCTGAGGCATCGTGGAGGAAGTGGAGGCGGTGGAGGAGGAGGAAGTGGTCATCATAGCCAAAAGTCGTCATCCCTCAATACAACCCCGTCAAAACTGAAACATCCAACAAATCAACCATATGATCCTCAGGTGCATACCACCAATAAGCCACCATTCAGCTTCAGTTCCCTCATCTTTATGGCCATTGAGGATGCATCGGAGAAGGCACTGCCCGTCAAGGAGATCTATGCGTGGATAGTAAAGCACTTTCCCTACTTCAAAACAGCACCAACTGGATGGAAAAACAGTGTACGCCACAATTTGTCACTCAACAAATGCTTCCAGAAAGTCGAAAAAGCTCCA AATATGGGAAAGGGATCTCTGTGGCGCGTTGAGCAGCAATATCGGCAGAATCTAATTCAGGCACTCACTCGTTCGCCTTTCCATCCATTTTCAACTTTTGACAAGACTGTGTACAAGACTCAGCAAGGGTCCAATGACTCCTCCACTGTCTCTAAG TCATCGAGTGGACGTCCATTGAATGCCTCTCTCACACCTCGCTTGTCCAAATTCATGGCTGAACTCGATACTCCACCTGAGCCACCAGCAAGTCCACCGATTGAGGATGAGTACCGTCACTTGACGTCGTACAGTTATTATGAGAATGGGACGAATGCCATGCTCAATGTCCTAGTCAACAGCAGTGAAAATGGTGGTAGTGCCACCAGTAGCAATAGTGCAAGTCCGGAGAAAATTGCAAGAGATTGGGGAGCTGACAGTAGTATTGAGGATGTCAATGCTGCAACAGCAATGTTGGCTCTCAAACATGGACCCAAGGTGTTTGCCGAGACCTTTCAAAATGG GCGTCCAGTGATTACATCTTCACCCAGTGAGGATCACACATACTCGGCAGGTGGGAACAATAATGGCACATCAACGGGAATTGGCAATTTGTCTGTCAATTCATCCAATAGCAACAGTTTGGATAATACCAGCAATGGCACATCATCTGATGCTGCTTATGAGAGTAGTGAAGAAAG TCAAATGACATCACGTGCCCAGGAAGACTTGGAGGAGCAGCGTCGTAAGGCTGAAGGTGTGGATGCTCTGTTAAATTTAGCTGGTGTCTCACTGCCACCCACAGCTCCGATTATGCTGAAACGTTCCTCGGTGGACAATCAATATCACTACCATACATCATCGACGGACGCCGAAACGCCTCTGTCGTCGCCATCACCCTCAAAGCGCTCCAAACAGCGACCAATTCGTAGCAAACTCAAAAAGAAGGCTGCATGGTTGCGGTAA